The following coding sequences lie in one uncultured Methanobrevibacter sp. genomic window:
- a CDS encoding heavy-metal-associated domain-containing protein, translating to MAEKEIKVVGMHCPSCVKAVELCLTDVDGIEDAKADLDSGITTITMSGDVSDADINEAVEEAGFKVE from the coding sequence ATGGCTGAAAAAGAAATTAAAGTAGTGGGTATGCATTGCCCATCTTGTGTAAAAGCTGTAGAATTATGTTTAACAGATGTCGACGGAATTGAAGATGCAAAAGCAGATTTAGACTCCGGAATCACTACAATTACAATGTCTGGCGACGTAAGTGATGCAGACATTAACGAAGCTGTTGAAGAAGCAGGATTCAAAGTAGAATAG
- a CDS encoding alpha/beta fold hydrolase, translating to MSNINLHYKVEGKGETIVFLHGLSDNLNYWEILATNLKKDYQVIRFDLPGHGQSQMGEDEMDVDLIVDSLLVILDELNADNINLVGFSLGSPIALDFILKYPKKVNSLVLMSGFSKADEHMKSVFSDFKNDLNMGFKEFYDNILPKVLCPDVIRDNRVELDLLKQRASQTANTQAYIKIIDAFWDFDLEDKLSEVSVPTLILAGKYDKITPVSIQMEICEKIDGSELIIFDDVKHNLLVGKNNMKILDILKNFLKNKK from the coding sequence TTGAGCAATATTAATTTACATTATAAAGTTGAAGGTAAGGGCGAAACAATTGTTTTTCTCCATGGACTTTCTGATAATTTGAACTATTGGGAGATTTTAGCAACTAATCTTAAAAAAGATTATCAAGTCATCCGTTTTGATTTGCCTGGACATGGTCAATCTCAAATGGGTGAAGATGAAATGGATGTTGATTTGATTGTAGACAGTCTGCTTGTGATTTTGGATGAATTGAATGCAGATAATATTAATCTTGTTGGTTTTTCTTTGGGAAGTCCAATTGCACTTGATTTTATACTCAAATATCCGAAAAAAGTTAATTCTCTTGTGTTGATGTCTGGCTTTTCTAAAGCTGACGAGCATATGAAAAGTGTTTTCAGTGATTTTAAAAATGATTTAAATATGGGTTTTAAAGAATTTTATGATAATATTTTGCCTAAGGTATTATGTCCTGATGTTATTCGTGATAATCGTGTGGAACTGGATTTATTAAAGCAGCGGGCTTCACAAACTGCTAATACTCAAGCTTATATTAAAATCATTGATGCTTTCTGGGATTTTGATTTAGAAGATAAGCTGTCTGAAGTTTCTGTTCCTACATTAATTCTGGCCGGTAAATATGATAAAATAACTCCAGTTTCTATTCAAATGGAAATTTGTGAAAAAATAGATGGTTCTGAATTAATTATTTTTGATGATGTAAAGCATAATTTGCTGGTGGGTAAAAACAATATGAAAATATTGGATATTTTAAAGAACTTTTTAAAAAATAAAAAATAA
- a CDS encoding phosphorylating glyceraldehyde-3-phosphate dehydrogenase, with product MKTVAINGYGTIGKRVADAVAAQDDMKVIGVSKTRPNYEARTAVEEKGYPLYIGIPEREQLFKDAGIEIAGTVEDMIQEADVVVDCTPGSIGPQNLEMYKKAGVKAIYQGGEDHDLTGLSFNAISNYDDSYGADYTRVVSCNTTGLTRTLSTIDPIADIKKVRAVMVRRGSDPSEIKKGPINAIVPNPPKVPSHHGPDVKTVMKGIDVTTMALLVPTTLMHQHNIMVEINNDVETEEIIEALEKRSRVLVVSAEEGLGSTAELMEYAKELGRNRNDLYEIPVWKESINVVGNELFYMQAVHQESDVIPENIDAIRALLEMESDNEKSIAKTNKAMGIF from the coding sequence ATGAAAACTGTTGCAATTAATGGTTACGGAACCATCGGTAAAAGAGTGGCTGATGCAGTAGCTGCTCAAGATGATATGAAAGTTATTGGTGTAAGTAAAACTAGACCAAACTACGAAGCAAGAACTGCCGTTGAAGAAAAAGGCTATCCTTTATACATTGGAATTCCAGAAAGAGAACAATTATTCAAAGATGCGGGAATTGAAATAGCAGGTACTGTTGAAGATATGATTCAGGAAGCAGACGTTGTTGTTGACTGTACTCCTGGAAGTATCGGACCACAAAACCTTGAAATGTATAAAAAAGCAGGCGTTAAAGCAATTTATCAAGGTGGAGAAGACCATGATTTAACCGGCCTTTCATTTAATGCTATTTCCAATTATGATGATTCATACGGTGCAGATTACACAAGAGTAGTTTCATGTAACACTACAGGACTCACACGTACATTATCAACTATTGACCCAATAGCAGACATTAAAAAAGTCAGAGCAGTAATGGTAAGAAGAGGATCTGATCCATCAGAAATCAAAAAAGGACCAATTAATGCAATTGTTCCAAACCCTCCAAAAGTACCATCTCACCACGGTCCTGACGTAAAGACTGTAATGAAAGGTATTGACGTAACAACCATGGCATTACTTGTTCCTACTACATTAATGCACCAACACAACATCATGGTTGAAATCAACAATGACGTGGAAACTGAAGAAATTATTGAAGCATTAGAAAAACGTTCAAGAGTCCTTGTTGTTTCTGCTGAAGAAGGATTAGGATCAACTGCTGAGTTAATGGAATATGCTAAAGAACTTGGAAGAAACAGAAATGACTTATATGAAATCCCAGTCTGGAAAGAATCCATTAATGTTGTGGGAAATGAATTATTCTACATGCAAGCTGTGCATCAGGAATCTGATGTAATACCTGAAAATATTGATGCTATTCGTGCACTTTTAGAAATGGAAAGTGACAACGAAAAATCAATCGCAAAAACCAATAAAGCTATGGGAATATTTTAA
- a CDS encoding TIM barrel protein has translation MKHNVLFGPAGSPINYKGAAYKAPKFISEEGLNSYEYQSPYGVRIGEKAATTLKEESEKHDIQVSMHAPYYINLCAKEDSKLEKSIGHLISAARAGEWMGAYRLVFHPGAYLNRKPEKAMEISKNTVNRLFEELEAEGIEEFTFAPETTGKRTQLGNVHEVVELCATFDHFEPTIDFAHVHARGRGFLNKKEDYNCIFSTIEDNLDIDILHCHYTTIEYGQGGEIKHHTLDESDEYGPNIEDLLANLIDNGWKANIICETPQRDLDALKMKEIYEKML, from the coding sequence ATGAAACATAATGTACTTTTTGGACCTGCAGGAAGTCCTATAAACTATAAAGGTGCAGCATATAAAGCTCCAAAATTTATTTCTGAAGAAGGTCTTAACTCTTATGAATACCAATCCCCATATGGAGTAAGAATTGGTGAAAAAGCTGCAACTACTCTAAAAGAGGAATCTGAAAAGCATGACATTCAAGTTTCAATGCATGCTCCATATTACATTAACCTGTGTGCCAAGGAAGATTCAAAGCTTGAAAAAAGTATCGGACATTTAATATCTGCAGCTCGTGCGGGAGAATGGATGGGAGCATATAGACTTGTATTCCACCCAGGAGCTTATCTGAATAGAAAACCCGAAAAAGCCATGGAAATATCCAAAAATACAGTAAATAGATTATTTGAAGAACTTGAAGCGGAAGGCATTGAAGAATTTACATTCGCACCTGAAACTACCGGAAAAAGAACACAGCTTGGAAATGTTCATGAAGTTGTTGAGTTATGTGCCACATTTGACCATTTTGAACCAACAATTGATTTTGCACATGTCCATGCAAGAGGAAGAGGATTTTTAAATAAAAAAGAAGATTACAATTGCATATTTTCAACAATTGAAGATAATTTGGATATTGATATCCTGCACTGCCATTATACAACAATCGAATATGGCCAAGGCGGAGAAATTAAACATCACACATTGGACGAAAGTGATGAATACGGACCAAACATTGAAGATTTGCTTGCAAATTTAATTGATAATGGCTGGAAGGCAAACATTATTTGTGAAACCCCACAAAGAGATTTGGATGCTTTAAAAATGAAAGAGATATATGAAAAAATGTTATGA
- a CDS encoding zinc ribbon domain-containing protein yields MVNEDNHNHFCIYCGAKIDSNQNFCSECGKPIFKKEPVIEAVPKEYDLKITELEHEYDIKQKRACELVEKEFDPNHFAYERFSSAITKSNNLFDIQVGIARKMLELDPSKNPFVIKELDGKIKTLETFIDKMEDLTNELIIHLSSNKKDNDDINDLFKDMDDLINSVKDY; encoded by the coding sequence ATGGTAAACGAAGATAATCACAATCATTTTTGTATTTACTGTGGGGCTAAAATTGACTCCAATCAGAACTTCTGTTCTGAATGTGGAAAGCCAATATTTAAAAAGGAACCAGTTATTGAAGCAGTTCCGAAAGAGTATGATTTAAAGATTACAGAATTGGAACATGAATATGATATAAAACAAAAGAGGGCTTGTGAACTGGTGGAAAAGGAGTTTGATCCAAATCATTTTGCTTATGAGCGTTTTTCATCAGCCATTACCAAATCAAACAACTTATTTGATATTCAGGTAGGTATTGCAAGAAAAATGCTTGAATTGGATCCTTCTAAAAATCCATTTGTTATAAAAGAGCTTGACGGTAAAATTAAAACTCTTGAAACTTTTATAGATAAAATGGAAGATTTAACAAATGAATTGATAATTCATTTGAGTTCAAACAAAAAGGATAATGATGATATTAACGACCTTTTCAAGGATATGGATGATTTGATAAATTCAGTTAAGGATTATTAA